The proteins below are encoded in one region of Metallibacterium scheffleri:
- the uvrC gene encoding excinuclease ABC subunit UvrC, whose protein sequence is MHASAPATFDGKLFVRHLTHAPGVYRMYAGDGVLLYVGKAGNLKKRVSNYFMRPLLEPRIAAMVAQIARMETTVTRTESEALMLEAQLIKQFQPRYNILLRDGKSYPYVLITAHADYPRLAYHRGARTLPGSYFGPFPSSGAVRESLNLLHKLFHLRGCEESYFRNRTRPCLQYQIGRCSAPCVGLISPADYAVDVRHVQMFLQGRSSAVINELAALMQCASDALEFERAARLRDQIQALRTIQSEHYVQGASADMDVLACRINGESACVSVLFFRNGMALGSRDFFPRMGVDAPAPGALLAQFIAQYYAERAAPAELILEYAPEQPELLAQALAEHAGHEVHIKTQVRGDRARFIELAGRNAEAALVTRMASRQTLEARFADLARLLSLPQPPTRIECFDISHTQGEATVASCVAYGPEGPMKGHYRKFNITGVVAGDDYAAMEQALTRRFRRAAQGGDWASPDLLLIDGGAGQLARAEQVLDTLGLRDVPIVGVAKGPARRSGEETLVLAHGSGQLHPGSASPALQLINAVRDEAHRFAIGAHRRRREATRERSVLQDIPGIGPRRRRMLLNAFGGLAGLQGAGVEEIARVSGIDRGLAARIYAALHG, encoded by the coding sequence ATGCACGCATCGGCACCGGCCACGTTCGACGGCAAACTCTTCGTTCGCCACCTGACCCACGCGCCGGGCGTGTATCGCATGTACGCGGGCGATGGCGTCCTGCTGTATGTCGGCAAAGCCGGCAACCTGAAAAAGCGCGTCAGCAATTACTTCATGCGCCCGCTGCTCGAGCCGCGCATCGCCGCGATGGTGGCGCAGATCGCGCGCATGGAAACCACCGTCACGCGTACTGAAAGCGAAGCGCTGATGCTGGAAGCGCAATTGATCAAGCAATTCCAGCCGCGCTACAACATCCTGCTGCGTGACGGCAAAAGCTATCCTTATGTGCTGATCACCGCGCATGCCGACTATCCGCGCCTGGCTTACCATCGTGGTGCACGCACGCTGCCGGGCAGTTATTTCGGGCCGTTTCCCAGCAGCGGCGCGGTGCGCGAAAGCCTGAACTTGCTGCACAAGCTCTTCCACCTGCGCGGTTGCGAGGAAAGCTATTTCCGCAATCGCACCCGGCCCTGCCTGCAATACCAGATCGGGCGCTGCAGCGCGCCCTGCGTCGGCTTGATCTCGCCCGCGGATTACGCCGTCGACGTGCGCCACGTGCAAATGTTCCTGCAAGGCCGCAGCAGCGCGGTCATCAACGAGCTTGCCGCGCTCATGCAATGCGCCAGCGATGCGTTGGAGTTCGAGCGCGCGGCGCGCTTGCGCGATCAGATCCAGGCCTTGCGCACGATACAGAGCGAACACTACGTGCAGGGCGCCAGCGCCGACATGGACGTGCTGGCCTGCCGCATCAACGGCGAAAGCGCTTGCGTCAGCGTGCTGTTTTTCCGCAATGGCATGGCCCTTGGATCGCGCGATTTCTTCCCGCGCATGGGCGTCGATGCGCCCGCGCCAGGCGCACTGCTGGCGCAGTTCATCGCCCAGTACTACGCCGAACGCGCGGCTCCCGCGGAGCTCATCCTCGAATACGCACCCGAGCAACCCGAGCTGCTGGCGCAGGCGCTGGCGGAGCATGCCGGCCACGAGGTGCACATCAAAACCCAGGTGCGCGGCGATCGCGCGCGTTTCATCGAGCTGGCCGGACGCAATGCCGAGGCCGCTCTGGTCACGCGCATGGCCAGCCGGCAGACGCTGGAAGCGCGTTTTGCCGATCTTGCGCGCCTGCTCTCACTGCCGCAGCCGCCGACGCGCATCGAATGCTTCGACATCAGCCATACCCAGGGTGAAGCCACGGTGGCCTCGTGCGTGGCCTATGGCCCCGAGGGTCCGATGAAAGGTCATTATCGCAAGTTCAACATCACCGGCGTCGTCGCCGGCGACGACTACGCGGCGATGGAGCAGGCGCTCACGCGCCGCTTCCGGCGTGCCGCGCAAGGTGGCGATTGGGCCAGCCCGGATCTGCTGCTCATCGACGGCGGGGCAGGGCAATTGGCGCGCGCCGAGCAGGTACTGGATACCCTGGGATTGCGTGATGTGCCGATCGTCGGTGTAGCCAAGGGGCCGGCACGACGCAGCGGCGAGGAAACCCTGGTGCTGGCGCATGGCAGCGGGCAATTGCATCCGGGCAGCGCTTCGCCGGCGCTGCAATTGATCAACGCGGTACGTGACGAAGCACATCGCTTCGCCATCGGCGCGCACCGCCGGCGCCGCGAAGCGACGCGCGAGCGCAGCGTGCTGCAGGACATTCCGGGCATCGGTCCACGCCGGCGGCGCATGCTGCTGAACGCCTTTGGCGGGCTGGCTGGCCTGCAAGGCGCGGGCGTGGAGGAAATCGCCCGGGTCAGCGGCATCGATCGCGGCTTGGCGGCGCGCATTTATGCTGCCCTGCATGGCTGA
- the pgsA gene encoding CDP-diacylglycerol--glycerol-3-phosphate 3-phosphatidyltransferase — protein sequence MRINLPTWLTLFRILLLPVVVVVFYLPWHWSSLAAAGVFVAAALTDWLDGWLARKLGQTSPFGAFLDPVADKLMVTVTLFLLVSDHPSALLALTSAVIVGREIGVSALREWMAELGQRARVRVQLLGKLKTIMQFVAIVVLLVEHDAGTLRFYKVGEVLLVLAAALTLVSGFGYLRAAWPALSESSFRDGG from the coding sequence ATGCGCATCAATCTGCCGACCTGGCTCACACTGTTTCGTATCCTGCTACTGCCCGTGGTCGTGGTGGTGTTCTACCTGCCGTGGCATTGGTCGAGCCTGGCCGCGGCGGGCGTTTTCGTGGCCGCCGCCCTGACCGACTGGCTGGATGGCTGGCTGGCGCGCAAACTGGGCCAGACCTCGCCTTTCGGTGCGTTCCTCGATCCGGTGGCCGACAAGCTGATGGTGACAGTGACCTTGTTCCTGCTGGTATCCGATCACCCGTCGGCGCTGCTGGCGCTGACCAGCGCGGTCATTGTCGGACGCGAGATCGGCGTATCCGCGCTGCGCGAGTGGATGGCCGAGTTGGGGCAACGCGCACGCGTGCGCGTGCAGTTGCTGGGCAAGCTGAAAACCATCATGCAGTTCGTGGCCATCGTCGTGCTGCTGGTCGAGCACGACGCCGGTACGCTGCGTTTTTACAAGGTTGGCGAGGTCCTGCTGGTGCTCGCCGCGGCGCTGACGCTGGTCTCCGGTTTCGGCTATCTGCGCGCGGCCTGGCCGGCCTTGAGCGAGTCCAGTTTCCGTGATGGGGGTTGA
- a CDS encoding HoxN/HupN/NixA family nickel/cobalt transporter gives MYTDSTPSHGSWMKRGVAPLGFVAFLNLCAWLALLAVAGHDAALFGIGAMAYFLGLRHAFDADHIAAIDNVTRKLRQDGQRPGSVGLFFSLGHSTVVILLSLGLALAARETESHMALMRGMGGVVGTVVSALFLTVIGLVNLRILILLLRALKRTRAGATDIEQANTDALLEQRGFMSRVFRRLYGRIHASWQMYPIGFLFGLGFDTATEIAILGLSAGLAQHGAMSLWGVMVFPLLFTAGMSLMDTLDGLVMLRIYDWAMSDAVRKLVFNTAVTGIGVLVALLIGGIEWLQLLASELGWNTGIWGALENLDFSTLGLMITALIALTWGGAALYYRRALRPRAA, from the coding sequence GTGTACACCGACTCCACGCCTTCGCACGGGTCCTGGATGAAACGCGGCGTGGCCCCGCTGGGCTTCGTGGCATTTCTGAACCTGTGCGCCTGGCTGGCGCTGCTTGCCGTGGCCGGACACGACGCCGCCCTGTTCGGCATCGGCGCGATGGCGTATTTCTTGGGCCTGCGCCATGCCTTCGATGCCGATCACATCGCCGCGATCGACAACGTGACGCGCAAGCTGCGCCAGGATGGCCAGCGCCCCGGCAGCGTCGGCCTGTTTTTCTCGCTCGGTCACTCGACGGTGGTGATTCTGCTGTCGCTGGGGCTCGCGCTGGCGGCTCGGGAAACCGAATCGCACATGGCGCTGATGCGCGGCATGGGCGGCGTGGTCGGCACCGTGGTCTCGGCCCTGTTCCTGACGGTGATTGGTCTGGTCAACCTGCGCATCCTCATCCTGCTGCTGCGGGCATTGAAGCGCACGCGCGCCGGCGCAACCGACATTGAGCAAGCCAACACCGATGCGCTACTGGAGCAGCGCGGCTTCATGTCGCGCGTGTTCCGGCGCCTGTACGGGCGCATCCACGCCAGTTGGCAGATGTACCCGATCGGGTTTCTGTTTGGCCTCGGTTTTGATACCGCCACCGAAATCGCGATCCTGGGCCTGTCCGCGGGCCTTGCCCAGCATGGCGCCATGAGTCTCTGGGGCGTGATGGTGTTTCCGCTGCTGTTTACCGCCGGCATGAGCCTGATGGATACGCTCGATGGTCTGGTGATGCTGCGCATCTATGACTGGGCGATGTCCGATGCAGTGCGCAAGCTGGTGTTCAACACCGCGGTCACCGGTATCGGGGTGCTCGTGGCATTGCTGATTGGCGGCATCGAATGGTTGCAACTGCTGGCCAGTGAACTGGGCTGGAACACCGGCATCTGGGGCGCGCTGGAAAATCTCGATTTCAGCACGCTCGGACTGATGATCACGGCGCTGATCGCGCTCACCTGGGGTGGCGCGGCGCTGTATTACCGGCGCGCCCTGCGGCCACGTGCGGCATGA
- the hypE gene encoding hydrogenase expression/formation protein HypE: MSGQVKAGYARALDIRRGRVDLSHGGGGRAMVQLVRELFARHLGNTWLEQGNDGTVLPPISGRLVLTTDSHVVAPLFFPGGDIGSLAVHGTVNDLAVMGARPLWLTAGFILEEGFPLGDLDRIAASMARACAAAGVLLVAGDTKVVEHGKGDGVFITTTGVGEAHPHCTLSGSAARPGDVVLLSGTLGDHGMAIMSQRENLGFDTPIESDSAALHGLTAQLMACAGADIRLMRDPTRGGLAATMNEIADQSGVGVLLDEAAIPLRPEVAAACELLGLDPLNVANEGKLVLVCAEQAATALLATMRAHPLGRAAARIGGITTDANHFVQMRTQLGGCRMVDWLSGEQLPRIC, encoded by the coding sequence ATGAGCGGACAAGTCAAAGCCGGCTACGCGCGCGCACTGGATATCAGGCGCGGTCGCGTCGATCTCAGCCACGGCGGCGGCGGGCGTGCCATGGTGCAGCTGGTGCGCGAGTTGTTCGCACGGCACTTGGGCAATACCTGGCTCGAGCAGGGCAATGACGGCACCGTGCTGCCACCGATCAGCGGACGCCTGGTACTGACCACCGACAGCCACGTGGTCGCGCCGTTGTTTTTCCCGGGCGGCGACATCGGCAGCCTCGCCGTGCATGGCACGGTCAACGACCTCGCGGTGATGGGCGCGCGCCCGCTGTGGCTGACCGCGGGTTTCATCCTCGAAGAGGGCTTTCCGCTGGGCGATCTCGATCGCATCGCCGCGTCGATGGCGCGCGCCTGCGCCGCGGCGGGCGTGCTGCTGGTCGCGGGCGACACCAAGGTGGTCGAGCACGGCAAGGGCGATGGCGTGTTCATCACCACCACGGGCGTGGGTGAGGCGCACCCGCACTGCACGCTTTCGGGTTCCGCGGCGCGACCCGGCGATGTGGTGCTGTTGTCGGGCACGCTGGGCGATCACGGCATGGCCATCATGAGCCAGCGCGAGAATCTCGGTTTCGACACGCCGATCGAATCCGACAGCGCGGCGCTGCATGGGCTGACGGCGCAGCTGATGGCGTGTGCGGGCGCGGACATCCGCCTGATGCGCGATCCCACCCGTGGTGGACTGGCGGCAACCATGAACGAAATCGCCGACCAATCCGGCGTCGGCGTGCTGCTGGATGAAGCGGCCATTCCGCTGCGCCCCGAGGTGGCCGCGGCATGCGAGCTGCTTGGCCTCGATCCGCTCAACGTGGCCAACGAAGGCAAGCTGGTACTGGTCTGCGCCGAGCAGGCCGCCACTGCCTTGCTGGCGACGATGCGCGCGCATCCACTGGGCCGCGCGGCGGCACGCATCGGCGGCATCACCACCGATGCCAACCATTTCGTGCAGATGCGCACGCAGTTGGGTGGCTGCCGCATGGTCGACTGGCTCAGCGGCGAGCAACTCCCAAGGATCTGTTGA
- the hypD gene encoding hydrogenase formation protein HypD has protein sequence MKYIDEYRNSALAQHIAAAIRNAASPARIYRFMEFCGGHTHAIARYGLPDLLPGNVHMIHGPGCPVCVLPIGRIDMAIELALRHHAIVCTYADTLRVPASDGRSLLRARAQGGDVRMVYAVDDALRIAREHPDRAVVFFAIGFETTTPPTAVAILQAAAENLHNFSVLCCHVLTPAAIAAILDAPAGEAPQGVPLDGFVGPAHVSTVIGSEPYAAFARAYRKPVVIAGFEPLDLMQAILMLVQQVNEGRAEVENEFMRAVTPSGNRKAQALMAQVFELRERFEWRGLGEIPHSALRIRDAYAAFDAERRFELGYRSVADNRACECGAILRGLKRPIDCKLFGTVCTPETPMGSCMVSSEGACAAHYTYGRHKDAQASAA, from the coding sequence ATGAAATACATCGACGAATACCGCAACAGCGCCCTGGCGCAGCACATCGCCGCGGCCATACGCAATGCCGCAAGCCCCGCGCGCATTTATCGGTTCATGGAGTTTTGCGGTGGCCACACCCACGCCATCGCGCGCTATGGCCTGCCTGATCTGCTGCCGGGCAACGTGCACATGATCCACGGCCCCGGCTGCCCGGTATGCGTGCTGCCGATCGGGCGCATCGACATGGCCATCGAGCTGGCGCTACGCCATCACGCCATCGTCTGCACCTATGCCGACACCTTGCGCGTGCCCGCCTCGGATGGCCGCAGTCTGTTGCGCGCGCGCGCACAAGGCGGCGACGTGCGCATGGTGTACGCGGTGGATGACGCCTTGCGCATCGCACGCGAGCATCCGGACCGCGCGGTGGTGTTCTTCGCCATCGGCTTCGAGACCACCACGCCGCCGACTGCCGTCGCCATCCTGCAGGCCGCTGCCGAAAACCTGCACAACTTCTCGGTGTTGTGCTGCCATGTGCTGACGCCTGCGGCGATCGCGGCCATTCTGGATGCACCGGCGGGCGAAGCACCGCAGGGCGTGCCGCTGGATGGTTTTGTAGGCCCGGCGCACGTATCGACGGTGATCGGCAGCGAACCCTACGCGGCCTTCGCGCGCGCCTATCGCAAGCCGGTGGTCATCGCCGGCTTCGAGCCGCTGGACTTGATGCAGGCCATCCTGATGCTGGTGCAACAGGTGAACGAAGGTCGCGCCGAAGTGGAAAACGAGTTCATGCGCGCGGTCACGCCAAGCGGCAACCGCAAGGCACAGGCGCTGATGGCGCAGGTGTTCGAACTGCGCGAGCGCTTCGAGTGGCGCGGCTTGGGCGAGATTCCACATTCGGCACTGCGCATTCGTGATGCCTACGCCGCCTTCGATGCCGAGCGCCGCTTCGAGCTGGGCTATCGCAGCGTGGCCGACAACCGGGCGTGCGAGTGTGGTGCGATCCTGCGCGGCCTCAAGCGCCCGATCGACTGCAAGCTCTTCGGCACGGTATGCACGCCGGAGACGCCGATGGGCTCGTGCATGGTGTCCTCGGAAGGCGCCTGCGCCGCGCACTACACCTACGGCCGTCACAAGGATGCGCAGGCGAGCGCGGCATGA
- a CDS encoding HypC/HybG/HupF family hydrogenase formation chaperone, whose translation MCLALPARVVELTGNDQAVIELGGIRKTISLALVDGIAPGDYVIVHVGYALTRLDPAQAEATLAMMAAGPIAETVP comes from the coding sequence ATGTGCCTCGCCCTACCCGCACGCGTCGTCGAACTGACTGGCAATGATCAGGCGGTCATTGAACTGGGTGGCATCCGCAAGACCATCTCGCTGGCGCTGGTCGATGGCATCGCGCCCGGTGACTACGTGATCGTGCACGTCGGCTATGCGCTGACGCGCCTCGACCCGGCACAGGCTGAAGCCACGCTGGCGATGATGGCCGCGGGCCCCATTGCCGAAACCGTGCCATGA
- the hypF gene encoding carbamoyltransferase HypF, producing the protein MTLLEAPVTSLAQHRVRVRGVVQGVGFRPWIWRLAHEHGLRGWVRNDAEGVEILLQGEHAAIAAFALRLEHEAPPLARIDTLHWASQAPQAGLHDFAILASAHHGTARTLISHDSAVCPDCLAEIFDPNARRWRYAFSNCTHCGPRYTITRGIPYDRARTSMAAFPMCAACAAEYADPGDRRFHAEPIACPICGPRLGWLDAHGHAQDGTDALQAAVAALRAGAIVAIKGLGGFHLACDARNADAVQRLRQRKQREMKPFALMLANLHSIEPLALLDADERARLQSPERPIALLRKRGRVDALLPGVCDGMARLGVMLPYTPLHYLLFHEYAGRPAGSTWLDAFDSPALVMTSANPCGEPLVADNAEAVRRLGGIADALLVHDRAIVVRCDDSVLQHAGGQMQFVRRARGYVPRAIRLQADGPVVLAVGAHLKNTLCITRGDEAFISQHIGTLDNAATRAMFDEVAQHLLGLLQVQPVVLAHDLHPDFHSTRYAQTLAARLDVPCIAVQHHHAHIAAVAADHRHSGPLLGLALDGVGLGTDGGAWGGELLRIDGAHCERIDHLRALALPGGDRAAREPWRMAAAALAAMGHGDTIARRFAGQPQALAVQRWLTSGAAIPGSSSLGRWFDAAAGLLGICAVMDFEAEAAMRLEALALRHGPAQPWHDGFRITRDGLDLLPALQHLHSATDTAEAAARFHATLAAALVAWSLQAAQAHDLGVIALGGGCLLNTVLATMLRAQLAAHGLLVLEAQQVPPNDGGLSLGQAWVARQHPASIH; encoded by the coding sequence ATGACCCTGTTGGAAGCTCCCGTCACTTCCCTTGCGCAGCATCGCGTGCGCGTGCGCGGCGTGGTACAGGGCGTCGGCTTCCGTCCATGGATATGGCGTCTGGCGCACGAGCATGGATTGCGCGGCTGGGTACGCAACGATGCCGAAGGAGTGGAGATCCTGCTGCAGGGCGAGCACGCGGCCATCGCCGCCTTCGCGCTGCGCCTCGAACACGAAGCGCCACCGCTGGCACGCATCGACACGCTGCATTGGGCCTCGCAGGCGCCGCAGGCGGGGCTGCACGATTTCGCGATACTGGCCAGTGCCCACCACGGCACCGCGCGCACCCTGATCAGCCACGACAGTGCGGTGTGTCCCGATTGCCTTGCTGAAATCTTCGATCCGAATGCGCGGCGCTGGCGCTATGCCTTCAGCAACTGCACGCACTGCGGACCGCGTTACACCATCACGCGCGGTATTCCCTATGACCGGGCGCGCACCAGCATGGCCGCTTTCCCGATGTGCGCGGCCTGCGCGGCGGAATACGCCGATCCGGGTGACCGGCGTTTTCACGCCGAACCCATCGCCTGCCCGATCTGCGGGCCGCGCCTGGGTTGGCTGGATGCTCACGGCCATGCACAGGATGGCACTGATGCGCTGCAGGCCGCGGTCGCGGCATTGCGCGCGGGCGCCATTGTGGCAATCAAGGGGCTGGGCGGCTTCCATCTGGCCTGCGATGCGCGCAACGCCGATGCCGTGCAACGCCTGCGCCAGCGCAAGCAACGCGAGATGAAACCCTTCGCGCTGATGTTGGCCAACCTGCACTCGATCGAGCCACTGGCGTTGCTGGATGCCGACGAACGCGCACGACTGCAGTCGCCGGAGCGACCCATTGCCCTGCTGCGCAAACGTGGCCGGGTCGATGCACTGCTGCCCGGCGTGTGCGACGGCATGGCGCGGCTGGGGGTGATGCTGCCGTACACCCCGCTGCACTATCTACTGTTTCACGAATACGCAGGACGCCCCGCGGGCAGCACGTGGCTCGACGCGTTCGACTCGCCGGCGCTGGTGATGACCAGCGCCAACCCCTGCGGCGAGCCACTGGTGGCCGACAATGCCGAAGCAGTGCGGCGTCTCGGCGGTATCGCCGACGCGTTGCTGGTGCATGATCGCGCCATCGTCGTGCGTTGCGACGACAGCGTGCTGCAGCACGCCGGCGGGCAGATGCAATTCGTCCGCCGCGCACGTGGCTACGTGCCGCGCGCGATCCGCCTGCAGGCGGACGGCCCGGTGGTGCTCGCCGTCGGCGCGCACCTCAAGAACACGCTGTGCATCACGCGTGGCGACGAGGCCTTCATCTCGCAGCACATCGGCACGCTCGACAATGCCGCCACCCGCGCCATGTTCGATGAAGTGGCGCAGCACCTGCTCGGCCTGCTGCAGGTGCAGCCGGTCGTGCTGGCCCATGATCTGCACCCGGACTTCCACTCCACCCGTTACGCGCAGACGCTGGCCGCGCGCCTCGATGTGCCCTGTATCGCCGTGCAGCACCACCATGCGCATATCGCCGCCGTGGCTGCCGATCATCGCCACAGCGGACCGTTGCTGGGACTTGCACTGGATGGCGTCGGTCTGGGCACGGATGGCGGCGCCTGGGGCGGCGAGCTGCTGCGCATCGATGGCGCGCACTGCGAGCGCATCGATCATCTGCGCGCGCTGGCCTTGCCCGGCGGCGACCGCGCTGCACGCGAGCCCTGGCGCATGGCGGCGGCAGCGCTGGCTGCCATGGGCCATGGCGATACCATCGCGCGGCGCTTTGCCGGGCAGCCGCAAGCCCTGGCTGTGCAGCGCTGGTTGACCTCGGGCGCGGCCATTCCCGGCAGCAGCAGCCTGGGGCGCTGGTTCGACGCAGCGGCAGGCTTGCTCGGCATCTGCGCCGTGATGGATTTCGAGGCCGAAGCCGCGATGCGCCTGGAGGCGCTGGCCTTGCGCCACGGGCCGGCGCAGCCTTGGCATGACGGCTTTCGAATCACCCGCGACGGGCTCGATTTGTTGCCGGCGCTGCAACACCTGCACAGCGCCACGGACACTGCCGAAGCCGCTGCGCGTTTCCACGCCACGCTTGCCGCAGCGCTCGTCGCATGGTCGCTGCAGGCAGCGCAAGCGCATGATCTCGGCGTGATCGCGCTCGGCGGCGGCTGCCTGCTCAATACCGTGCTGGCAACCATGCTGCGTGCTCAGCTTGCGGCGCATGGCCTGCTCGTACTGGAAGCGCAGCAGGTTCCGCCGAACGACGGCGGACTCAGCCTCGGTCAGGCCTGGGTCGCGCGGCAGCATCCGGCCAGCATCCACTGA
- the hypB gene encoding hydrogenase nickel incorporation protein HypB translates to MCNVCGCGQGETRIEGKPDVTATAHAHPLGHRHGHDHIHDHDHAHGDAHEHDHAHTHLQDVQLARHAAQGHTHEHAHGTRTDDLHYGRGAAHAHAPGLSQARMLRIEQDILASNNAHATDNRRWLEAHGVFAVNLVSSPGSGKTTLLVRTIEALRDALRIAVIEGDQQTTHDADRIRATGTRALQINTGKGCHLDAAMLGHALEHLHPEDDSLLLIENVGNLVCPASFDLGEAHKVVVLSVTEGEDKPLKYPDMFHAADLMLLNKIDLLPHVRFDVEQCVACAHQVKPGLQVLQVSAQSGAGMEAWLDWLRRGVSGAHEQRKHTIDTLQQRIAELEIQLAAKA, encoded by the coding sequence ATGTGCAATGTATGCGGCTGCGGACAGGGCGAGACGCGCATCGAAGGCAAACCGGACGTGACTGCGACAGCGCATGCGCATCCACTCGGACATCGGCATGGCCACGATCACATCCACGATCACGACCATGCTCACGGCGACGCGCACGAACATGACCACGCTCACACGCACCTGCAGGATGTGCAACTTGCGCGGCACGCTGCGCAGGGGCACACGCACGAGCATGCACACGGGACGCGCACGGACGACCTGCATTACGGGCGTGGTGCGGCACATGCGCATGCCCCGGGCCTGAGTCAGGCGCGCATGCTGCGCATCGAGCAGGACATCCTTGCCAGCAACAATGCCCATGCCACGGACAACCGTCGCTGGCTCGAGGCGCATGGCGTGTTCGCGGTCAACCTGGTGTCCAGCCCTGGATCGGGGAAGACCACGCTGCTGGTGCGCACCATCGAGGCCTTGCGCGACGCGCTGCGCATCGCCGTGATCGAGGGCGACCAGCAGACGACGCATGACGCCGACCGCATCCGCGCCACCGGCACGCGCGCGCTGCAGATCAATACCGGCAAGGGCTGCCACCTCGATGCGGCCATGCTCGGCCATGCATTGGAGCATTTGCATCCCGAGGACGACAGCCTGCTGCTGATCGAGAACGTCGGCAATCTGGTGTGCCCGGCCAGCTTCGATCTGGGCGAGGCGCACAAGGTCGTGGTGTTGTCGGTGACCGAGGGCGAGGACAAACCGCTGAAGTATCCCGACATGTTCCACGCGGCGGACCTGATGCTGCTGAACAAAATCGACCTGCTGCCGCATGTGCGCTTCGATGTCGAGCAATGCGTCGCCTGCGCACACCAGGTCAAGCCCGGGCTGCAGGTGCTGCAGGTCTCGGCGCAGAGTGGCGCGGGCATGGAAGCGTGGCTGGATTGGCTACGCCGCGGTGTGAGCGGCGCGCATGAGCAGCGCAAGCACACGATCGACACGCTGCAGCAGCGCATCGCCGAGCTGGAAATCCAGCTCGCAGCCAAGGCTTGA
- a CDS encoding hydrogenase maturation nickel metallochaperone HypA encodes MHEMALAEGVLGIIESAQRAQHFHAVRVVRLEIGELAGVEVAALLSCLDIALRRSVAHAARIECAAAPGRGWCMDCARSVSIATLYASCPHCGGAQVQATDGLQMRVQDLMVE; translated from the coding sequence ATGCATGAGATGGCGCTGGCCGAGGGGGTTCTCGGCATCATCGAATCCGCGCAGCGTGCGCAGCACTTCCACGCCGTGCGCGTGGTGCGCCTGGAAATCGGCGAGCTGGCCGGGGTCGAGGTGGCGGCGCTGCTGTCCTGCCTGGATATCGCGCTACGCCGCAGTGTCGCGCACGCTGCCCGCATCGAATGCGCGGCCGCCCCCGGTCGCGGCTGGTGCATGGACTGCGCGCGCAGCGTATCGATCGCCACGCTGTATGCCAGTTGCCCGCACTGTGGCGGGGCGCAGGTGCAGGCAACCGACGGACTGCAGATGCGCGTGCAGGATCTGATGGTCGAATGA